In Pyrus communis chromosome 1, drPyrComm1.1, whole genome shotgun sequence, the following are encoded in one genomic region:
- the LOC137726272 gene encoding uncharacterized protein, with protein sequence MTIWYEVLATVNEVSKDLQSKNMHIDVAIEQMQGLIAYFEKYRETGFTEAMINAKKLAIEMKIDSVFPEKRQVRRKRHFDENDDESSQSTEQSADESFRVHYFLYIIDQAIGSLKRTFEEYQAYDNIFGILFTSESLNSMDNDKLKDCCDRLQNFLKKGEFFDVDGDALFVKLKLLQEHLPKEMKTSIDILNYLKRMRLFPDCKHCVQNFVNCTCYRCICGKKFLKVKVIKILLTINYVAGKVKWTCFDID encoded by the coding sequence ATGACTATTTGGTACGAAGTATTGGCTACTGTTAATGAGGTTAGCAAAGACTTGCAATCTAAGAACATGCATATTGATGTTGCTATAGAACAAATGCAAGGATTGATTGCTTATTTTGAAAAGTACAGAGAAACTGGGTTTACAGAGGCCATGATTAATGCTAAAAAACTTGCTATTGAAATGAAAATTGATTCTGTGTTTCCGGAAAAGCGTCAAGTTCGTAGAAAAAGACACTTTGATGAGAATGATGATGAATCATCCCAATCAACTGAACAATCAGCTGATGAATCTTTTAGGGTTCATTACTTCTTATATATAATAGATCAAGCTATTGGTTCATTGAAGAGAACGTTTGAAGAATATCAAGCATATGATAATATATTTGGGATTTTATTCACTTCAGAAAGTTTGAATTCGATGGACAATGATAAATTGAAAGATTGTTGTGACCGTCTTCAAAACTTTCTTAAGAAAGGTGAGTTCTTTGATGTTGATGGGGATGCATTATTTGTAAAGTTGAAGCTTTTACAAGAGCATTTGCCGAAAGAAATGAAGACATCCATTGACATATTGAACTATTTGAAGAGGATGCGTTTGTTTCCCGACTGCAAGCATTGCGTACAGAATTTTGTTAACTGTACTTGTTACCGTTGCATCTGCGGAAAGAAGTTTCTCAAAGTTAAAGTTATTAAAATCCTACTTACGATCAACTATGTTGCAGGAAAGGTTAAATGGACTTGCTTTGATATCGattga
- the LOC137726282 gene encoding uncharacterized protein: protein MAPTRKYPSGYLKRQRKRRHIDNEKLVDDLGHDEINDILEENDNYEDALNAFIGQSSESIPSNIYDPQIWDSLDPKWIDLLAEKGPIRDLSIEKGAKDQFNRRFNAAFYTRYLSNGEKHDRDWLVYSKYIDKVFCFCCKLFKKGPLKGQLANEGYKDWTHLSVRLKEHEISSDHISNITTWIDLRLRLEKNETINKAVQDQIKKEKEHWRELLRRLISIVKYLAKYTLAFRGTNDTLYEESNGNFMGLVQMMAESDPLIKKHLQ, encoded by the exons ATGGCACCTACTAGAAAATATCCATCTGGCTACTTGAAgcgacaaagaaaaagaagg CACATTGACAATGAGAAATTAGTTGATGATTTGGGCCATGATGAAATTAATGACATTCTTGAAGAGAATGATAATTATGAGGATGCTCTTAATGCCTTCATTGGACAATCGAGTGAGTCCATTCCCTCAAACATTTATGATCCTCAAATTTGGGATAGTCTTGATCCCAAATGGATTGATTTGTTAGCAGAAAAAGGTCCTATAAGAGATCTATCAATTGAGAAAGGTGCTAAAGATCAGTTTAATAGGCGTTTTAATGCAGCCTTTTACACTCGATACTTGTCCAATGGAGAGAAACATGATAGAGATTGGCTAGTGTATTCAAAATATATTGATAAAGTGTTCTGTTTTTGTTGCAAATTGTTCAAGAAAGGGCCTCTCAAAGGTCAATTAGCAAATGAGGGCTACAAAGATTGGACACATCTCAGTGTGAGGCTTAAAGAGCATGAAATCAGTTCTGATCACATCTCAAACATAACCACTTGGATTGATTTGCGTCTTAGAttggaaaaaaatgaaacaattaACAAAGCTGTGCAGGACCagatcaagaaagaaaaagagcatTGGAGGGAGTTACTACGAAGGTTGATTTCCATTGTGAAATATCTAGCTAAATACACTTTGGCATTTCGTGGAACGAACGATACGCTTTATGAAGAAAGCAATGGAAATTTTATGGGCCTTGTTCAAATGATGGCTGAATCTGATCCACTGATAAAGAAACATCTtcaatga